In one Rutidosis leptorrhynchoides isolate AG116_Rl617_1_P2 chromosome 8, CSIRO_AGI_Rlap_v1, whole genome shotgun sequence genomic region, the following are encoded:
- the LOC139861961 gene encoding scarecrow-like protein 8, whose product MSSGFSGGYPDFFNINNGSVNNVAGRSIPMMSMNNSIYRNNYRSPLASILSDTRSDLIGKRSLAEFQQQQHLRQQASVYLRNVKPRGYNHQPDLLPSPEVSSFSNISSSLSSVSRYGNGNYNGGVSTYQTNGVKQEPLTNQETDRKMLNRLHELEKELLLDDDEVAENDAVSVVTQTEWSETIQKLLNPVHLQKPENDNNIFTPSPTTSSSSSCASSSTIVSAKQLISEAAEAIADGKLDAVLELLTRLNQVSNARGTPEQRVACYLASALRMRVRVSSTATADAEKSSSATDLYKKEHIMSTQLMYDKSPCFKLAFMGANNVIMQTVSDSDRPDRNGKIHVVDFDIGHGLQYVYLIHEIAAVARKGDYGVPIISLKLTTFKDFGNGGAERLKLVGDGLKMLAKKLGVLFDFNILEFKLIVISRDGLAVENGDLLAVNFAFKLNKLPDESVTTDNLRDEVLRRVKGLSPAVVTVAEQELNGNTASLTARVNDVFSYYTTFLDSCDATIPRDNSDRVKIEEGLSRRIVNSVACEGRDRVERCEVFGKWRARLKMAGFVSKPVSQLTVDSLSSKLNSGARGNPGFTVKEDSGGISFGWLGRTITVVSAWC is encoded by the coding sequence ATGTCGTCCGGCTTTTCCGGTGGGTATCCAGATTTCTTCAATATAAACAACGGCAGTGTAAACAACGTTGCCGGAAGATCTATACCCATGATGAGTATGAACAACAGTATTTATAGAAATAATTACCGGTCGCCGTTAGCTAGTATTCTCTCCGATACACGATCTGATTTGATCGGAAAACGATCGTTAGCTGAATTTCAACAGCAGCAACATCTCCGGCAACAAGCTTCCGTTTATTTACGAAACGTGAAACCACGTGGTTATAACCATCAGCCGGATCTTTTACCCTCGCCGGAAGTTTCTTCATTTTCTAATATATCTTCATCATTGTCCTCGGTTTCACGATACGGTAACGGTAATTACAACGGCGGGGTGAGTACTTATCAGACTAACGGCGTTAAGCAAGAACCGTTAACTAATCAAGAAACAGATAGAAAGATGTTGAATCGGTTACACGAGCTTGAAAAAGAGTTATTATTAGACGATGACGAAGTAGCAGAAAACGATGCCGTTTCGGTGGTAACTCAAACCGAGTGGTCCGAAACGATTCAAAAGTTATTAAACCCGGTTCACCTACAAAAACCGGAAAATGATAATAACATTTTTACGCCTTCTCCAACGACGTCGTCTTCGTCATCATGTGCCTCTTCTTCGACAATAGTTTCAGCTAAACAGTTAATATCTGAAGCGGCAGAAGCAATAGCAGATGGAAAGTTAGATGCTGTGTTGGAGTTACTCACGCGCCTTAACCAAGTTTCTAACGCGCGTGGGACTCCTGAACAAAGGGTAGCTTGTTACTTGGCGTCTGCTTTACGTATGAGAGTGCGCGTGAGTTCCACCGCCACTGCTGATGCTGAAAAATCATCTTCAGCTACAGATTTATACAAGAAAGAGCATATTATGTCTACGCAACTGATGTACGACAAATCACCGTGTTTTAAGCTAGCTTTCATGGGGGCTAATAATGTGATCATGCAAACGGTCTCGGATTCGGATCGACCCGATAGAAATGGAAAAATTCATGTTGTGGATTTTGATATAGGACATGGGTTGCAATATGTGTACTTGATTCATGAGATTGCAGCTGTGGCACGTAAAGGTGATTATGGGGTACCGATTATTTCCTTAAAGTTAACGACTTTTAAAGATTTTGGTAATGGGGGTGCGGAAAGATTGAAGCTTGTGGGTGATGGGTTAAAAATGCTAGCTAAAAAATTGGGAGTTTTGTTTGATTTTAACATTTTGGAGTTTAAGTTAATTGTGATTAGTAGAGATGGTTTAGCAGTTGAAAACGGTGACCTTTTGGCTGTAAATTTCGCTTTCAAGTTGAATAAATTGCCGGATGAAAGTGTGACAACGGACAATTTAAGAGACGAGGTTCTCCGGCGTGTTAAAGGGTTGTCACCGGCTGTGGTGACGGTTGCTGAGCAAGAGTTGAATGGTAATACAGCATCGTTAACGGCGCGTGTAAACGACGTGTTTAGTTATTATACTACTTTTTTGGACTCGTGTGATGCGACGATTCCTAGGGATAACTCTGACCGAGTCAAGATTGAGGAGGGACTGAGTCGGAGAATTGTTAACTCGGTTGCGTGCGAAGGGAGAGATCGCGTTGAAAGATGCGAAGTGTTTGGCAAATGGCGGGCCCGGTTGAAGATGGCTGGGTTTGTGTCCAAACCGGTGAGTCAACTCACTGTTGATTCGTTAAGTTCAAAGCTGAACTCGGGGGCACGTGGCAACCCGGGATTTACCGTCAAGGAAGATAGTGGTGGAATTAGCTTTGGGTGGTTGGGACGGACTATTACAGTCGTTTCTGCATGGTGttag